The window ATGAGAATTAAAttgacaataaaaaaaatacctgtCCAGCATAAATTAAAGTCAGCATTGCCCAAGCAGTATTCACTGCATGAGCATGATCACCTTTGATGTTTACATAAACCTGtttgatattataaaaaaaaagcagtGGGGAAATCTGCAAAAGGTTGACATTTCCAAGAATTACCTTTTAATTTAATGGTgtattaaacaaaacctcaaaatacgttaaaatttgtagaaatttgcactaGTCCAACTTCCCTCAAAAGATTTCTTCTGAATGGAAGTAGAGCTTGTTGCAAATGAAAAGTAATAACTTCAACATACACAACAAATCAAATGAATGGGCTGTGATTCAAACCCTATGCTAATTCAAGAACAAATATTTGCTTGAATGGCTTCCTTTGAGGGGTATGAACAAGCCCGCCCATGCTCAAGGCCTAAACTGAGCAGGGTACACACCATTACTAGGGCTGTGAGGTTGGTTCTACTATACCTTCAGTATGTCACTTCTAGAGAAGATTTGGGGATAAACAATGCTCAATTGATCTAGTCCCAAGGCAAAATATTGTGTACAAGGTGATGAGAAATTAACAAAACACCCCTAATATCCTTAACGCAGTAAATGCCAGTTCTAGTTGAATTTAAAGTCGTGCTTTAAAAAACTATGCTAATTAATCACCATTGTGTATCCTACATGCCAATTATCATAAAACTTCCAACCAAATGAACTACACAGGCTTATTcaaccataaaaaaaatgaatgatgttgagaaagagagagaaaaaacttACCTTAGTTTCATTAGAGACATGACTTTCTCCCCATCCACCAGTATTGAGCTGCTTTGACATTATAAAATCACATGCTTTCCTGATGGAAGAACTATTCTCATATGTTCTTCCAGCAGCAATTAACCCTTTTACTGAAAAGAAGGCCCCATAGGTGAAGCATACACCCCAAGTGCCTAACCTGCCAAACAACCAAGTTATTGTTAGACTAGAAGAGAGAAAAATTATCCACTGGTCAGTAAATGCTCTTTCTACAAACCATGAACCATCTTCGCCTTGTGTATTCTCAATAAACATTGTTGCGTTTCTAACACACTTCTCTATCTCTTCAGTACGGTAACCAGGGCACAGTTCTTTGAATAGCACCAAAGCTTGAAGCACTGAGGACGTGCATTCTGGATATCTGCCAAATTAAGTACAACGTGAGTTGCAAGGAGTTACTATATCTACAAAGTGAAATGGGTGCTTCACGGATTTTCTAAGCACAATGTTACTTGCATCACTTACGGATAATCGACCACCATGTTTGAAAAACTCTCACAAGGATTGAGAATCTAGGTTATAAAAGGAGAGGACATGTCAGGGTCCGCAATGGCAATAAGAACTTGAAATAAAACAGGTGATTTCTTCAATGTAAATGTACTGAAAATACATGACGTGCTAAATCAAATAGTAATGTTTTATAATTTGAAGTGCATGCATGTTGCTGATGTTATTTTAACATCATAAAAAAGTTTGATTGTGCTATGAGTTATGACGTAGGCACAATCATTGAGTTCTTTTCTGATGTATGTTTATAAAGCATATCGGGGCGATAGTGTGCAGAAACTCACCTCTATCCAAGTAGAAGTTCTTTTACATTCATATGTAGAAACGGTACCATCTTTGTTCTGCAAGGAAAAATTAATACGTTGAGCAGATGGTTTTCACATCTTTAAACCATGACAACTAAAACTTTCTGAAGGAATCTCCCCGGACTAAtgagactttttttttaaaccgaAGGACTAATGAGACTATGAGAGCACAATCACCATTTTTAGTTCGATTTTTAACATTTTGGCCACATAAAGTTGGCAACAAGTTGTGCAAGTTCTGAGCTTGGATTTGGATTTCACAGCTGCACCCATACTGAGTTCCAGACAAAGGTTATGTAACATATTTAAGCCCATTGTCCCTGTAAGTCTGGTGCGACAGACTCCTTTAACCTCTCCTGGTTAGCACAACTGATAACAGTATACGAGATATAGTTTCCACAATATCACGTATGTGGGCTACTCTGAAAGGAAATTACAAGATCAGGTTTGATAGctgtatttaaaaaaaatgcataccaCAAAAGATAGGAGGCAATCGACAGCATCATGCAGCCTTTCTCTTTCAATGGGATCCCCAACCACGTTAATAGATATCTTTGTCAGCAACAATACAGCCTGGAAATGAAATTATGTCAGATTTCTACGGAAGACAGCGTAGAAATTATGCATGAGCTTATTCGATGTGCTATCACCTATTAGGACTAGATTAATATGACACTAGTTTTATACTTCATTTGTCTACATTAGTAACAAAAAGGAAAGAACAAAGAAACATAATGACCTTCAGTGCTTCTGCTGTAGTGTCAGACACAGCCCATCCATTGTCTGCAGATGAAAGAGTCCAAGAACCCTTTGATCTATGGCGATGCCAGTAACTTTGGTCACCAGGATGATTCCTAACAACCTTCAAGAAAGAATATGCAATATATGCTGGATTATCTTATAAAGTAGTTAATTTATGATTTAGATTATTAAACTAGAGATTCTGTACCTGTGAATTTTTCAAGAACTCATGGGCTCTCTGAACAGTAGAAGCATACTCATTTACAAGATCAGTAGCACAAAACGCTTGAATTATAAATGCTGTCTCCCAGCTCTGGCAACCATCATATACCTATCATTGAGATAACAATCTATCACAATTTTTTTCCTTGaataaatagataattttgtagAACGAAAGGCGTGTCATGTTTAAAGATTTAGCTTTATTCCTACCATACCAATTGATATTTCTACTGATGTACCCCCTAATTATGCAATTGAACATCACTGGAAGTACAATAATTCATAGGTCTGTCCTGGTTCCTCCAAATTTAATGAAAACACTAGATAGTAATaggaaaattttcctagatgtAAAACATTTGTCAAAGTTATGGTAGTACCGACAGTAGACGCATTAACCATGTTACATATTCAATTTATGCATGAAAGACACAAAAGTTAATAACCTGTGCCTTCATGCCATCTTCTGAAAGCCACAAGAAATCAGGTACTCTCGCAAGATGCTGCTTGAATGCGTCTGAATTGGGATCTTCCGCCCAGCAGCAGACCATGTTTAGAGCCTGAATGTTGTTAAAAAGAATCAATAAGAAGACAGATATCAGTTGATATATCCAAACAATCTGAATCCTGATATGTCTAGCTCAAATCTGACATACCCTAGTCCCTCCAGAATCAAACTAACAGTCAGCACCAATGCACCATACATATCTAATAAACGATATGACCataaagaggaggagaagaataAATTGAAGCTACCTTGTTGACAGAGCAAATGCAGAGGTACTGCGTGTTCTCGTCTTCGTAGTGGATGTGCCATGAGCCTATCCAAAGCTCTCCCCCTCAGCTTGCTCATCGCCCAGCTGCTCATCACCGGCTCCACCCACTTATACAGCCAACTCCACACCGCATTCTGCAGCCGCGTCCGCGGGCAGACCAGATCCTCCTGCCATCACCAACACCCAGAGATCATTACGAACAATTAGAGGAGAGATACAGGGACGATGGTGGAGGAACGGCGCCGCCGGAAGGAGGCGCGTAGAGCCacccgcaccgcgccgtcgccaccgtcgccgccgccgccgtcgcggcctcCCCACTCTACCACCTCCTCGcggggaattttttttatttataattttttttattaaaagttttacaaaaataattttccattttgaaaattgacggaagtagttgcctaccgccctctgggagggcgattttagggcgaaaatgacgtggcagacggccgttcgctctcgggcgacggccgtcaacgaaatttgcaggcggcccccttgccgtcctccgctagggcgattttatactgtgcggggggccgcctgcaaatgggcggcgagggggggcatggaattttgcaggcggcccccttgccgccctccgctagggcgattttgtactgtggggggggccgcctgcaaatgggcggcgagggggcatggaattttgcaggcggcccctttgccgccctgggggagggcgattttatactgtgctctatatttttgtataaatatcaatagttatcaaatctttttatagtgaaaactatacaagattaaaatctccaagactggtaaaatacaattttattattttttagggcatatttggattgttaccgtacaaatattttgttagtgccaaaatataagcaagttttggcactaccaaatatttggtaaggtaaaattgcatttgatcatatttggtttgctgccaaaatgtaaaattgtagtgaagaatgttctacataatctcaaatctagattacgtattaccaatgaataggcttccatttttgtgtgtggtgtgctagtgggaaagaagatatgaagaggttgccttcagattgtcaattatatagcgtcgttttcactgcaatatatgtgaactcaaagagatacattattcattagatgtgacaagacgatcacgcgtgggcgtgattcactttatgtcaacaggcagcgccgaaagttgatagtgataactcgagctgccgcttttcatgtgtgctgttgtggactgtgcgcgctactggatctgacactaccgtgaagcgccgaaagtgtgttgtcgtgagcataagttgttctagcaccatatgaatgaaaagaactatatagacgagacaaacacaagtagtactgcagtagtaatagcaaaagtagtactgctttacaagtttgtaagacaaaagaaacggtcacataaggactgaagaggtagaacactactgacgaggcctcttacccctgtccctcctaccctgcgccctaatgtgcccctgggagtacgtgagtcggtccgggggtacggcacggccaacccgtcctgcctgtacaggtgtgacctctggctgctcctgagtgtgcgcctctggagctcctccaagctgagaggagcctagtacgtcgtggtggtgtgcaccgtgcaagtcgtcgtcgtagaactggctagtaggaccagtcctaccggcgtgagacgaagaggccctagtaccgaagatcccggctgcaaatcctgctggacaaggaccatcagtttcgtacaagtatttaacagtagtaataaaaagtaaagtaccgtgtgggcgagggatcgacgctccgtgagaggaagagctggcgaacgcgcccgaagaggtggcgaacgcccctgcggagctcgcggaagcgccggtcgtgcctgcgaacgcgctcgaaggcagacgaggtcctgcgatgaggaaacgtgcagttaaaacatggtgacatattcgtgcaaaagctgaaacaaaaatgaactaatatctgggctgaactgtaccgtgcgaaaccggtgctgtaggtcgcactgctccgaagctaggggcgcttgaaggcaaacgaggtcctgcgaggatggaacatcaagttacgacggggtgatgttttcgtagaaaaacagaaacaaaacttaagaaacctctgggctgagcagtaccgtgcgaaacaggtgccgtaggtcgaggtcctgctccgacggtaggcgcgcgaggccgtggttgtaccggaccagctggaggtacgacgtccacggcgctgcgacaggagaagatgCGCATGACcacacgcatcttctcctgcatccggtcgaaggtcaccctctgctcaacgtcagtcaagtgcaaacctctgttcaacctcacttggactgcggtgatatcggcactgatatcccgtgcgtcatcagcctatgcaagatggaaataaaaaattcagtagttgtcctatattatgcaagataaatgaaataattgtaagaagtaatacaaattggacgtaccgccacgaagtagtctcggtcacggtgcgtgggatacgcgtccgtgacagcggcaacgtgcggctctggggcgtctggagtgaaggtcacacgcgcacgagtgcgaggaaggtaccaacgaaggtagtcacggtagttctcctccgtgtgtgggaagagctcgttgatcacctcctctgtagctaacacccagtcgtcaacgtactgctgtacacgtggagcccaaagtgcgcctgctagctgtccccgtcgagtcaacctgtgaagagaggtaaattatatggctcgatgaagtaattatcataaaaatttagaaatgaacaatccgaactcacgagtggtcggcagggaggacggtcggctgcacgttgcccggaaacacctgcctaagtccgaactgtctcatcacacgctgcgggcagtgaggctcaacgaaaatgtcgaacaccatcggcaggatggtgagccagtaagcctggtcgcgtgtgcacaaggacgaaagtcctagcggtgctctcgcagcgacggcctcttctgtgtacggctcccagatgacgtcgctcggctggagacggtcaaactcgaacacgaagtccgggtaaccacgtctcacctggacgtgagcgtaacgacgctgcaataaacatgatcggaattagacatgttatgtgaagaaaaaaaaagacgactgataaacttataacgcagcgaagttgcactaaccccacgtcgacaccagtaagtccccatcgtgggaccgtcctctggccactgcgcgctgcgaccaaccccgtagggtgcgctgtccaccactggtcgacctatggcaaacctctcggctgcccaaagctgaagcaacatagggcagccagcgatgatcgctcccgcgtcagtcttcgtgcacgcctcacagagggcacggtacgtggctgctagcacggcagaaccccagctccactgcggcacgtcctgtggctgagcatccgcgatggaccgtgcgtagtggaccagccggaagtccacagcgtgcccgtgggtgctagtgaacatcacccacccgaacaaccacaacaggtacgcctcaagggagcgtcggaccgagtaatcatcagcgtcagggtgcagaaggtccgcctacaattaagaatgaaatgttagtacaaaacactcatccggtcgcaaataagcacgtatgataataacaacttatttacttacagtgaactggagcaaccaagccttgctaggcccgactgtagagtacggaggaagggtgttggtcggtcctaggtgtggaaggcgcatcacctgctcgaagcgcgcagtgatatcctccttccacccaaaaacaccgtccacgggaccaactggtgctcccgccagcggtagcccgagcaggtacgacacgtcctgcagtgtcggagccatctccccacagggaaggtggaacgtgtgcgtctcaggtctctagcggtctacaagagcggcaaggagtgaccggtctgcatcccaccgcttcgctgggtcacggtcgtccgccgccgcctcaacaagcctacaaagtggtagaaggcctgccgcacgcaacctgtatagagcaaacttcaaacataagtacaacacaaagcaaagttgagttgaaatgtgaacatacgcgtaccaaggaacgtgacgggggtcgacacgcaaccactcgcgcgacgtgcgtggacggaaggtgccgagctgtgcaccctcgactgctgacaggaacgagcggtggttcctgtcaatcccacggttcaacagcgccggtgtgtcgtacgccataccttcatcaaataggttgatcagaaacatataaataattagttcaacataagtaataaatgttcataagcgaattactaacacatattaaacaagagtacaaacaaacaaaagtgtttagtccgaacactcatcacgataacattatgatacaacaccgaatagttcgcaatactactagtataacaatagtcggaggtactcattacaacaacattgaattgaaattacacgatagaagtatttagtccgaacactcattacatcacaacagcattttatttcctaaatcgaaagctttgttacaccatggaatcgcctgctgcgcgacgacaccttggccttgcgcgcctgcttgttgttccttcaccaggtggtcgcctaccatcacttgcctgtccagatggactagcatctgcgccgcttggaacttctgcattcttcgggcatttcttgtaagtatggccgcgcagatcacacttgctgcagcgtaaagtcctcccacctgcttctgactcatccatatcatttctgatgcgtctagtttggcgtcgaccctttttcacccttaacttagatggatctggaatataaaaaacttgggcactcagcgttgtgtaagatcctgagatcccgaacccatatatctcctcactccatgtatgaaagattgcttctttcctgaaataatttgagacgtacacattgggagatatgccacaatcaccggcagcagcaagaacgtgtgagcaaggaaggtgatgaagcttcggcttcatacaactgcaggtacatccaccatccgccttcaagacacattcctgcacggcttgcttgcgatagataccacgcctgctcctatcaacacacattatttcataccgatgcacttgtgtgccttgagcaacaactcgatgtctccgtgcctttttgattttatcttccatgtactttgtcactatgttgccaaacactatgttgttatcggccatggacggaccaattttcttgtatcgatccctaaagtacgcttgcgtgccgtgaaggatgaattcaacaatagcaaccaatggaagtacccgaactcctcgcattacccagttgtacacctctaccaaattggttgtcattatgccataccgagatccatcggtgtcgaacaatagagaccacttctccttaggctcattctcaatccactgagtgaaatttctgatggacgaccctgacctccttctcattgttggtgggtcatcatgtaatgcaccaagaggtatgggaggctcgtcacattcaactagtggtctgcgagattgctcatctgtttgcttcgttgtcaactcatccaacttgtcccacaactaattaaatttcttctcttggttctgtgcacagagcctcttaaagagctccataagatgcttgttcttgaattgcttgtagaaatttgcacccatgtgacgcatgcaccaccgactccgaacatcaggccacttagctggaagtcccttctcatcccaaccgttctgcaagtagtcaatagcccgcaacatacccgcatgacgatcatgtataaggcaaacattgggcctcatacgcaccactgcaatgtgcactctctctaggaaccagtaccagctttcagtgttctcactctctacaaatgcaaaagccataggtagaacctggttgttcccatcacacccaattgctgtcaatatctgacctcggtatttacctgtcataaaagttccatctatgcatagaacaggtcgacaatgcacaaaagcattgatgcaagcacccaatgagaaaaaggctctttgcagcatactctttgttcgatcatcaaccgatgtaaatgtatgtaggtcatagtacgtatcattattcctctgggcaatggtggctaacaaacgaggcaaattatcataagaagcttcaaatgtgccatacctcatctcaatgatcttttgtttggctctccaggcctttgcatagcttatggtgtacttgaatttgttctcgatgtgcctaataattgattttggttcaaagacaatgttaccaacaacactgctgtacatctcacttgccacaaaagctgaagtgatatttcggtgatacttctccaccccttgtaagtagcacttgtgctcggtcacaatgctaactttccaataatcattccatttacccttatatgcatggacacgccacggacaatcttccttcatgcacctcacttcatacacataatttgttgacttgaccaccctaaactctctctgcaaggaaactgcccaatgcttcaccgtctccttcatctcatccttatgagcataccttgcaccctcaattacctcgttctccttatactcccagggtacatgatcaccctctgatataacaagtccagagaagtcctcatttgcccaatcagtggccattacatcaccttcctcatcggatgatgcgtcgtcgtccacttcctcattatccgaatcttccctctccatttcatcaacaattataccgactctctccccctcatccgccatgcccatagcctgTTCCTCCCTtcgttgattttcctcattttgcatcgatggtccaacaacatcccttgcattgataggaccctctacatcttcggtttgcattgaaacatttatatctttctcttgtaccgacacaaatataacgaggggccatgaccgttcaaaagccatttccacataccgtctccaagcatcagtgctgtccatcggcattagttcccaaaaataaccttctgttgcacgactcactacaactgacactgacattgtgtagacttcttggtctattctaaatcctctcaacaaccaactataaattgactgaaatgttctctccgcaggcctatcgatgcccttagatgtcattacaaaatctgacagatcaacaccatctggaccaaatctaatatttccttcaccgtgaactatctgaaatgtgaccttacttgacattgtgcctgatgaaaacaataactgtgttaacctcgcatttctgtactacgccctaagttacattctctacaatattgttctctaaatttctaaaattacgttacattcttcagatcaaactaaactacatcttacaattaacactactgtctatgtctcaattcatactattatattctatgctctggatctacacatatgtgctgtgtgctacagatgtgctaaaatatatggaactaaaactaaaacgcaacatatatactcaaacataacatattagtacaaatgcaaaagatgtatgggagcatacctgtgatgaattgagcgaaccagcagggcttcgccgctccccttctgctgccctcccctctctctctttcgttttttttggatttttagtgaatataatgaaatttcacagaggagggactgggctttataggggggaggcaaaaatcgccctcccctagggcggcaag of the Oryza sativa Japonica Group chromosome 2, ASM3414082v1 genome contains:
- the LOC112936123 gene encoding serine/threonine-protein phosphatase 7 long form homolog isoform X2; the encoded protein is MAPTLQDVSYLLGLPLAGAPVGPVDGVFGWKEDITARFEQVMRLPHLGPTNTLPPYSTVGPSKAWLLQFTADLLHPDADDYSVRRSLEAYLLWLFGWVMFTSTHGHAVDFRLVHYARSIADAQPQDVPQWSWGSAVLAATYRALCEACTKTDAGAIIAGCPMLLQLWAAERFAIGRPVVDSAPYGVGRSAQWPEDGPTMGTYWCRRGRRYAHVQVRRGYPDFVFEFDRLQPSDVIWEPYTEEAVAARAPLGLSSLCTRDQAYWLTILPMVFDIFVEPHCPQRVMRQFGLRQVFPGNVQPTVLPADHSLTRRGQLAGALWAPRVQQYVDDWVLATEEVINELFPHTEENYRDYLRWYLPRTRARVTFTPDAPEPHVAAVTDAYPTHRDRDYFVAADDARDISADITAVQVRLNRGLHLTDVEQRVTFDRMQEKMRVVMRIFSCRSAVDVVPPAGPVQPRPRAPTVGAGPRPTAPVSHGPRLPSSAPSFGAVRPTAPVSHGPRLPSSAFAGTTGASASSAGAFATSSGAFASSSSHGASIPRPHGFAAGIFGTRASSSHAGRTGPTSQFYDDDLHGAHHHDVLGSSQLGGAPEAHTQEQPEVTPVQAGRVGRAVPPDRLTYSQGHIRAQGRRDRGKRPRQ
- the LOC112936123 gene encoding serine/threonine-protein phosphatase 7 long form homolog isoform X1 — encoded protein: MAPTLQDVSYLLGLPLAGAPVGPVDGVFGWKEDITARFEQVMRLPHLGPTNTLPPYSTVGPSKAWLLQFTADLLHPDADDYSVRRSLEAYLLWLFGWVMFTSTHGHAVDFRLVHYARSIADAQPQDVPQWSWGSAVLAATYRALCEACTKTDAGAIIAGCPMLLQLWAAERFAIGRPVVDSAPYGVGRSAQWPEDGPTMGTYWCRRGRRYAHVQVRRGYPDFVFEFDRLQPSDVIWEPYTEEAVAARAPLGLSSLCTRDQAYWLTILPMVFDIFVEPHCPQRVMRQFGLRQVFPGNVQPTVLPADHSLTRRGQLAGALWAPRVQQYVDDWVLATEEVINELFPHTEENYRDYLRWYLPRTRARVTFTPDAPEPHVAAVTDAYPTHRDRDYFVAADDARDISADITAVQVRLNRGLHLTDVEQRVTFDRMQEKMRVVMRIFSCRSAVDVVPPAGPVQPRPRAPTVGAGPRPTAPVSHGPRLPSSAPSFGAVRPTAPVSHGPRLPSSAFAGTTGASASSAGAFATSSGAFASSSSHGASIPRPHAGFAAGIFGTRASSSHAGRTGPTSQFYDDDLHGAHHHDVLGSSQLGGAPEAHTQEQPEVTPVQAGRVGRAVPPDRLTYSQGHIRAQGRRDRGKRPRQ
- the LOC136355169 gene encoding uncharacterized protein; protein product: MSSKVTFQIVHGEGNIRFGPDGVDLSDFVMTSKGIDRPAERTFQSIYSWLLRGFRIDQEVYTMSVSVVVSRATEGYFWELMPMDSTDAWRRYVEMAFERSWPLVIFVSVQEKDINVSMQTEDVEGPINARDVVGPSMQNEENQRREEQAMGMADEGERVGIIVDEMEREDSDNEEVDDDASSDEEGDVMATDWANEDFSGLVISEGDHVPWEYKENEVIEGARYAHKDEMKETVKHWAVSLQREFRVVKSTNYVYEVRCMKEDCPWRVHAYKGKWNDYWKVSIVTEHKCYLQGVEKYHRNITSAFVASEMYSSVVGNIVFEPKSIIRHIENKFKYTISYAKAWRAKQKIIEMRYGTFEASYDNLPRLLATIAQRNNDTYYDLHTFTSVDDRTKSMLQRAFFSLGACINAFVHCRPVLCIDGTFMTGKYRGQILTAIGCDGNNQVLPMAFAFVESENTESWYWFLERVHIAVVRMRPNVCLIHDRHAGMLRAIDYLQNGWDEKGLPAKWPDVRSRWCMRHMGANFYKQFKNKHLMELFKRLCAQNQEKKFN